In Gossypium hirsutum isolate 1008001.06 chromosome A10, Gossypium_hirsutum_v2.1, whole genome shotgun sequence, the DNA window ttcttttaaaatgtattaatattaaTTCTCATTcttattttaattgtattttaagttttaattaaaatttaatttacttaCAATGTTTTACAGCTTTTGAATACCATTTCTATGTATATCGCATAATTTcaaacttatttatatttataaatttgtctcaatgaaaaaatatttttcaaaataataagttaaaaattttatataaacaaTATTCTAAGCATTATAAAAATAAGTatttctttatattaaattaaagtagttttatatttcattaaataaaaaatttaaaaagataaattttaatatttctttataaaaaatacaaaaataatatattttgtttaattacACATAAGGACCGAAAAAAAAACTAGTGTATATAGAGAGAGAATTGGGAGGGGGAGCACAATGTTGCTTTACTTTCATGAGTTGTTTTTTCCTTCGTATCCGACGCGTATTTAAACGTGAgaataaaatatataactcttaGAAAATTCATGCAAAAACTTCAAAATAGAACAAAGAATATATGCCATCCCTATGCTACTGGctatttgatgatggcatgatCATGGCCATAGTTAAAAAGAAAATACACTTTATTTTGGAGCTTTGGGATATTGTGGATTCTTGAATATTCAATGCAAATATTCTCCTCTTCCCAAGTCAGTGCTTCATAAAGTGCAGCAATGAAATGatttgtggatcttttctagtttaatatataatttccaATTTTTTTGTCTGTCTTCCAGTCTGTCAGTTTTGTATGGATGCATCTTTTTTAATGCTCCAATTGAAGCACATAATATTTGAAACACAATGGAACCCTAATCTCTTAAGTAATATTTACTtgatttaaaataagtaataaaaattaaattaaagtagagTGAAATGGAGTAGAATAAAAATGGAtggttgaatttaaaatttataaatgtgaatttttaaaattatacattaatagtAAAAGAAGGCGAATAGtatattaaaacttttcaattaaaaaacgATGATAGAATTAATAGTATCTATCTCGCCGGGTTCCATATTTAGCAATATGTATCTCACCCGTCCCACTAAGGCCAGTTTTTCAttgtttttgaaaagtgcttttgaaaagtgttgtggaaaaatgcttttgagaagtgctttgaaaaaatttaagtgtttaatattgctgttaaaaagtgcttttgaaaagtaaaatgtccattttagacatgatattataaagtaacaaatatgtatttaaataatgttcaaattagttaatattatgatattttagtaaaaatataaaaaataatttattataacttattgttaatattttaatatataatattaattttaaatatttctaagtaattaatattaattatttattaaatttaattagaatatataaactatatttaaatatttaaatataataattaaatatttgtaattagatattgacacaattgtattattttaaaaaatattttttatttttaattaatgcttttaacacatttgtaaaacTCATATTAAATAACCAAGAAAGAGAACACAAAATAATAGCATTAAACACATTTTAAGTCAAAaagtaaggttaaaaatgtaaaataacagCCAAAAGTACTTTTTAGttgaaaaagctaaaatttacTGCTTTTTCATCTCTAAAAAAGCTCAtcccaaaagttaaaaaaattacccaatgatatgtattttttattacttttaagagaaaagcacttcttttaaaataaatcattcaaaagcAGTGGATAACACACTCTAAATCCCTATCAGTAATCATCAAATGCTAGCCGCTAAATTGTGGCCTGTCTCCGTAACTTTCCATCATGGCTTAAAAGGAACCCTAGCCCTAGATATACTTTAACCAAAGTCAACCTCTACTAAAAAGTGGTAGATCATTACTAggaataaaaatggaaatttccAGAAACATGGTGATATATTGGCTACTTTACCAGGAGCCCGTCTCCAGATAATTGGGGGAAAGTGGCTAAATTGTTAAGATGAAcccaaatttaatatatatacacatatataatataGACTGTTACAAATACTGGAACTATTACAAGTTAACTAACCTGTTAGCTTCAATTCCTTGTTGCAAACAGAGTTGAAACAAtgaaattaccctttttatcaccgAGGCTGGATCTTGAATCAGATTTCAAACATACAAGTACACAAGATGATCTCCAATTCCCCAAAGCTAAGATTGATTTCTTAGGGTTTCAAAAACtacaaaaccaaaaagaaaaattgcATAAAGTTTCCATACATGAAATAAAAGCAAACAGCCTTGCTTGTCATCTATATCTATGATTTATCTAACAAAAACACATGAAATCAAGTAAAAAATAGGACCCAATCtttgttgattaattagtgtaATTAACAAGGTTAAaagctacatatatatatataacctcaaTCAAATGGCCCCAGATTGGAGTTTCTACTGCTTCCAATCATGCCTGCCTTCATCACTGTCGTTATTAACCTTGTCTTGATTTGCTGCTTTGTTATCTCCTTCTACCTCTCTGTACTTGTTCAAGTATCTTCTCAATGGCGCTGCATAATCGTCGAAACCGAGAGTAGCCAAGGCCCAACAAATATCTTCTCCATTAATAGTCTTTCGCCTTTCCTTTCTGCACTTATCGGATGCTTCACTTGTGACGAAGCTAATGAACTCCGAAACACATTCTTGCATAGTTTCTTTGGCTTCCTTTGAGATCTTTGCATTCGGAGGTAGCATTTGCTTCATTATCCGGCCGACGTTAGCAATCGGAAGTAACCGATCTTGCTCCCTGAAACCATCATCGTCGTTTGAGCAGCTCGCCCCGACGTTTTCGGCCATTTTAGATATCCTGTTGAAACCTATACCTGTTGCTTAAAAGGTCAAAAGGTTAGTTCTGCAATCTATGTCAAGTTTATAGAAAAAAAACTTATGATTACACAAATACTATATACAtacctatatacatatatacatacacttagACTTGTGTCTTTTTCGAGATCGATGTGACATGTGCTGAGGCCTATCAAATGGTGGGGCGCCATGTCTACCAGCCCAACCTTTTGGAGTACATGATTCGATGGTGATTTGACCAAGTTCATCAGTGTTGGCACCcacgcatatatatatgtgtgtgtctTAGGTTAGGCTTCATCGGCATGCAATATTAATATTGGATGTTGAGAGGGCCaattgatcaatttaattttaaataaataagtaaagctTTGATTGCTTTAATGCTCAACCAATGGGTTAAGAGTAAGAATATGGTTTTCAAAGGTGGAGGAGATTAAACGAATTGCATATAAGGTTTTCAGAGTGGATATTCTACCCAACTGTTCATTACAAAATCATAGTTATGACAAAAGGTTATTAAAATGCGTCACCCAACAGGACACCATAGCTATGGAATAAGTGTTTGTTTTGTTACTTGATTTGTCTGAAGTTGAAACTGGTTAAAAGTGCAGTGAAATAGCTTACTTTTTAACCCATTAATTCATACAATCACATTCCAAAGGTGACATAACATCCAAATTTATATACACATAAATTAAAGTATGATCATATTAATGACTACCTACAAGGAAAAggatatatataaattcaaaagaGTTGGCCCTTTGTACATTCCGTACAATTCTAATTATTACAAAGATGTTGAGAGAATTATAAATTGGGTGGAGGTACatatattttattgaaaagaatATTAATTGGAACATGAATCATGATTTGGGGAATGACCTGTTAGTGTTAGTGACATGAAAAGTAGCTTTTTTTCCATCCCAAATAACCTATAAAATAGAACTGTTTTTTTACATTGTTATCAGAATGATTAGATGATGAAACTGATATAcacataaattattatatatagagATTTAAAGATAGTTGTGGATAAGTGCCATTTCCTTCGGTTTTTAAGACTTATCTTAATGTTTATAATCTTACAGTCAAATTATTTTGGATTGTATTTTAAAGGTTagatcaatgtaacacccctaacccgtattcgctGCCAaaacagggtttcggagcattactaccatttacagatcactaaaaaaatttaaatacttaccgattcaatgcatcatataaataaatatattaccattcaatcaacagtttgacacttgtataagca includes these proteins:
- the LOC107895980 gene encoding nuclear transcription factor Y subunit B-5, which translates into the protein MAENVGASCSNDDDGFREQDRLLPIANVGRIMKQMLPPNAKISKEAKETMQECVSEFISFVTSEASDKCRKERRKTINGEDICWALATLGFDDYAAPLRRYLNKYREVEGDNKAANQDKVNNDSDEGRHDWKQ